The Pseudomonas sp. IAC-BECa141 genome contains the following window.
AAATCAAGGACGTGTACGGTACGAACGCCATACAGAGCATTCGCGGGTATGGCTATCGTCTGATGCGGGGGTTGATCTCGACCGCCTGATTCAGGGAATCACTCTTTTTGCAGCTTACGAGGGAACGTCTGATGCAACGCACTAAAAATCCGATGTCTCACTGTTTTAACTGCGTCACATATCTAATAAAAAGCTGTCATTTGCATGAGCGCTGCAACACTTAAACATAACAATAAACCATTACTCTAAAAGCAGACCGAGTGGAACTTATCGAGGGCCATTATTGGGCCCAGACCCTGCCTATCGATTATTTCCGAGGAAAACATTGCTCGCCTGCCCATTATTTTTTTCGCCAAATTTGGTGTGTACTTTAGGAGAGAGACATGGAAACCAGCACAACCCTCCCAAGAAAATACTTTGTTGTCGTGACTAATAGCTCGGCGTCGCAACGTGAACTTGAGAACATCCTCTCCAGCGAGCGTTTCAATTCGTTTGGCACGTCTCAGGCACAAATGTTTATTGAAGGTGTTGCTTCGCCCTCTTCCACTCCGATGCTGATGGAGTTCACTTACCCACGCGGCACAAGGAAGCATGTCGCACGCAGCATCGAACATGATACCCAGCGCATATTGGCCACCCTCGAATCGGAATGGCTGGCCGCACAATCGGCGCATTCATTCCACAGTTCCACGGCCATGTCCGAAAACCCCACCGATACTTCCCGCACGATCGAATCCGACACGCCGTGCACCGAAGCCTGGCATCTGGACAATGATCAGGGTGCATTGACGAAAGAAGGCGTCGAAATCAGTCTCACCGGGCTTGAAACCGCACTGGTCCGCAAGATGCTTCACCACGAAGAGCGTGTTGTCAGTCGCGACGATCTGATCCTCAGTATCGGCCGCGAGCCGGAACAATACCGGGGACTGGAAATGTGCCTGAGCCGTCTTCAAGACAAGTTCAAGAACGCCAGCAACGGTGAACGTTTGTTTCGCGCCGTGCGCAATCGCGGTTACTGCCTGATCCAGGAAGTTGTTGCCTAAACAATATTCCTCACGCCAAGACAAACAGATACAAGTGCGATTACAAAAATAAAAAAGCACTCTGTTTGGTTTCACCCCTCCCTGGTTATACCCGCCGCCTGACCCCACCTACGATAGCAAACACAAGATTGATTATTCACCCCCTGCCTTTCGACCTTTTCTAACGTTTGAATATTGAAATTTCAAATAAGTTGGCACTGTGCCATCTTGTTAGAACTCGTCAGACAGCATCCCCGGCAATAACTTAGTCTATTGACTGATGACAGTTCCGCATACCGGCGTTGTTACCTCAGGACACTGGCTCAAACAACAATAACAAGTCTGCTTAACAACTCGGCTTTCTACTGTCGAAACCTGAATGGACGTCTTTTGGGGATATCGTATGGATCTTTCTCTTCGTATCAATCGAAACACCGGCCTCAAGGGACTGACCTTTTGGGGCCAATGGGCGCTGGCACAGAGTTTCATTGTTTCACTGTTGTTCTTTCTGGCTGAACAGCACACCGGAACCGTCGAGTTCTATTACCGGATGTGCACGATCCTCGCGGTTCTGGCGTCGGTTCCGGCCTATACATTCAGCGGCGCGTATCGAAAACGAGACAACTATCTGACCGGGCTGGGACGGCTGTTCATGGGTTGGTTCATGACCATGGCCGGGCTGGCGTTCATCGCCTTCATCTGCAAGGCCGATGCACTGTTCTCCCGCCAAGTCATCCTTGAATGGGCGGTGTACGGTTTCCTTGGCCAGGCGCTGCTTTACGCACCGCTGCATGCGTTCTCGAAGTTCTACCAGCGTTCGCGCAAAAGCGAACACAAGACCCTGATCGTCGGCACCGGCGAACTGGCTCTGGGCCTGGCGAAGAAGTTGAGCCAGCACGAAAACCTGCCGCTGGTCGGCCTGGTCAGCAACGGCGATACCCCTGGCCTGGAAGCGGACGCCCCACGCGTCGTCGGCGCTCAGGACGAACTGCTCGAACTGATCCAGGCTCACGACATCCGCCGCTTGTACATCACATTGCCGCTGTCGGAGGCTGCCAAAATCGAAGCGATGTACGTCGACCTGCTGGATGCCAACGTGGACGTGGTCTGGGTGCCAGACCTGAACAGCCTGACGCTGCTCAACCATTCGGTGAAAGTCGTGGACGGTCTGCCGGCGATCTACCTCAACGAAAGCCCGCTGACCAGTCGCCCGACCGCTGCGCTGAGCAAGAGCCTGGTGGAAAAAGCCGTCGCCCTGTTGGCCATCATTCTGTTGAGCCCGGTGCTGCTGGCCGTGGCGCTGGCGGTGAAGCTCACTTCGCCCGGCCCGGTGTTCTTCAAGCAGGATCGCCACGGCTGGAACGGCAAGGTGATCAAGGTCTGGAAATTCCGCTCGATGCGCGTGCACGATGACCGTGAAGTCAAACAGGCCAGCCGCAACGATTCGCGCATCACTCCGGTCGGTCGCTTCATCCGTCGCACGTCACTGGACGAGCTGCCGCAACTGTTCAACGTGCTGCAAGGCCACATGGCACTGGTCGGCCCACGTCCGCATGCCGTGGCGCACAACAACTACTACTCGGGCAAAATCCTCGCCTACATGGCCCGTCACCGAATCAAACCGGGCATCACTGGTCTGGCGCAGATCAGCGGTTGCCGGGGTGAGACAGATACCCTCGACAAGATGGAAAAGCGCGTCGAGATCGATCTGAAGTACATCAACAACTGGTCGCTGTGGCTGGATGTGAAGATCCTGGTGAAGACTCCGTTCACCCTGCTATCGAAGGATATTTACTGAGACGCAGGGCTTGAGAAGGCAACACCGCAAGGGGACGAGAGTCCCCTTTTTTGTGGGCGGGATTTGGGGGTTGGTCGTGGCTGTATCAAGATTCCCCTTCACCACAAACAAAAACGGGAGCCTACAGGCTCCCGCTTTAACTCCCCGCTCCCCCGAACCTACTCGGTAATCTTCCCGAAGTTGCGGTAGAACATGTCCCCTTCCCGACTGTCCGTCATCGAGTGCAGCTGGAAGCTGCGATTGAGCCGCGCACCACCGTCACGGGTCAGCGGTGCCCACACCAGGTTGGCGCGGCGCATGGTCGACATGCTCATCATTTCGTCGAACGGGATCGACAGGTACAGCCCCTTGTCGAAACTACCCTCGCCATACTCGGCGCTGCCAGCCGTGGTGATGGTCGCCCAGGCGCCAAAGCGCACGCCGTTGAAGAACTCGCGGGAGATATCCACCGTGCCGCCAAAGTCGCCGGCCAGATAACGCCCGACGCTGACGGCCGCCAGCGTGTCGAACGGCAGATCGGTGTAGCCGGTGATATGGCCGGTCCAGACCGAGTAATCACGCAGGCCGAAACCCTGGTCGAACTCACGCTGACGCACGTAGTTCAGGTCCGCACCGATCGACCAGCGCTTGCCGGTCGGACGAAACAGCACCTCGCCCCCGACCCCGGCGAACATCGACTCCAGATAACCGCCGTAGACCATGCCGTACAAATCCTTGTCCAGTTGCTCGGCGTGGCTGACCTGGAACAGCGGCATGGTGGTGTCCGACGTGGTCAGGTACTGACGCAAGTCGGTGCGCACACGGGGCAGGCCGCTGGGTGCGTCGTATTTGAACTTGTCGAAGTTGTTGATCAGGTTCTGACTGAGCAAACCGTTCCACCAGGTGTTGCGGTTGAAGCGGTACTCGGCGTCCAGATCCGCTGTGAACTGATAGAGCAAGCCATCGGGGCCGCCGACGTTCTGTTTGAAGCCCAGGCCGACGCCGTAATTGAAGTGCTGCGGCGCTTCGCTGTAGAGGGTTTTCTCGTTGCGCGGCATCGCCGGGTTGATCTCGGTGGTGCGGTGCAGCGATTCCAGCGGCTCTTCGTTGTTGATCACTTCGCGGAACGTCTGCCGGGGCACGCTGGTTTCTTCCAGCGGCAGGTCGTAGCGCTTGTTGACCACGGTGAACCAGTCGATGTCGTCGTTGACGCTGTTGTCGAGAATCCGGCTCGCGCGGCCGACGGCCTTGGGCGAATGGAAATAACGCTGCTGCTCGCCGTAGACGATCAGTTCGGAATCGCGCTGGGTGATGCGCTCGACCTTGTAGCCGGCGTTCTGCTGCAAGCGGCGCGACACGTCGGCCCAGTTGACCTCCTCCATCGTCGTGCTCGGGGCTTTCGCCGGCAGCGGTTCGGCCGGTGGGTCGAAGGTTTTGGCCGGGGCCTTGCGACTGACGAAATTGGTGTGGAACGTGATGCCGAACATCGCCGTGTTACCCCGCTCCCAGGCCGCGCTCACATCGACGGAATCGGTCACCTTGAACACCGCGCCAAGGTTGATCGGCGAGTCCTGCTTGATGATGTTGTCCTTGGGCTCGTGCTTGTAGTCGTTGCCATCGTATTCGAGTTTCAGGCTGAGGCGATCCCAGGGCGTCTGGTAACTCACGCCGCCGAAAAACCCAGGTTTGCCGCGAAAGTACGACCCGGCGTTGACGTCACCGGTGCCTTCCAGGTCTGGTCTGGTTTTGAAGCGATCACTGGCCCAGCCCAGCGGGTTGTCGAAATCGCCGCGATTACCGATGTAACCCCAGGCGATGCCGGCGCTGAAATCGAAATTGTCATAGCGTTTGTTGGCGACGAAGAATTCACTGGCAAACAAACCGGTACCACCGATGTCTCGAAAGCCCAGCGCCACTTCCGGCGCCCAGTGGCTTTCCTGCCACAGCCGGACCTTGGCGTCGACCGCCTTGTCCTTATAGCTCTGGCTGCCGCTCAGCGCTTCGGAACCGTACGGACGGTTGGTGATGGCGGTGTAGCGAAACGAGCCTTCCAGCCAGTCGAGCGGCTGCAACGAAACGCTGTATCGGCTGTACGGTTCGGTGCGGTTGGCGTTGACACTCAACTCACCGGCGGGCGACATGCGCGCGGTCGGGGTCTGCAACAGACCGGCGCCGCCGAAGTCATTCTGGGTAATGCGTGGCTCGGCATGCACCAGGCCACACGGCAGTAACAACACAGCTGCAAAACGCAAATTCAACGAACCACCTCAGCCAACTGCGTGGCAATCAATTCGGCCAACTGCTGATTCAGTTCAGGGACAGGCGGATCCAGATCATCGTTTTTCACCGGCACCAGAATCTTGCTGCCGGCCACGGGCATCTGCCCGCTCTCGCGGTTCCAGTGGGCGATACCGACCCGCCGCGATTCACCGTTGGGCTGGATCAGCCACAGATAATCAGCATCGGCGTCGGCCTCCAGCAACGTGCAGCCCTGCAGATATTCGCGGGCCTCCTGCAACGGCTGATAAGGCAAGCGGCACGGCTCGGCGACGGCGCCCAGCACTTCGACTTCATCGACCCGTTTCGGATAGATCAGTTGATCGCCATCGTCGAGACGGATGTTGCGGGCGAAACCGACTTCCACCGCCACCGGATCGAGATCGGCGATCTGCCGTCCGGTCACTGGCATCTGTCGGACCTGCTCGGTCAGGCGCTGGGCCAGCGCCGCACGACTCGGCTTGTCAAACAGCATCGCCATTCGATGCAACACATCCAGATCGAACAGCACGCCGACCTTGAGTCGCGTCTGTTCTTCGAGCAGCGACTGACGCAACAGAACGCCCGCCAGCCAGTAGCCTTCGGCGTTCGGTACGGCCTCGCCGATCACATCGCGCAAACGCCCGCCCGCCGGCAATTCGATCGGACCCGGGTTGGCGACATCACCGCTGACGATGACCGCTGCCTCGCTGATCCCGGTGAGCAACATCAAGCACGCCGAAAGCGCTCTGAGCCGCTTCACGGGACATGCCTGCGGTCAGGGGTCAGTTGCAGGATCCTGACCCGCAACTGCGAGGTCAGTTGCTGTTCACTCTGCACAATGAAGCCGTCCACCGGATCGACCCAGTAACGATTGGTCGCGCGCAGGCCGATGGCCGGCGCGTCAATCTGCTCGTCGACACGCAGCACGGTGTATTGCTTGTCGAGAATCTCGAGGGTTTCCAGGGACTTTCGGGAGAAGCGGCTGTTGAGGATGATCCCGACTTCCTGGCCCTTGTAGAGGTCGATCCAGCGGCGGCTGGTGTAGCCGTCGGTGATCTGGTGCAGACCCTGTTTGAACGGCGAGTCATCGGACAGGCGCGTGCCGTCCAGATCGCCCTCCACGCCCAGGCCGATGCTGCGCATCGCCAGGCCGTCGCGCATCAGCAGCACCTGCTTGCCGGAGGCGACCCAGAACTGCAGATCCTCTCGCTCACGCACCAGCGCCAGCACCCCGGAACCGGACGGCGTGGTCAGTTTGAGCTGGGGATACTTGACCCCGGCCACCTGCTGCGCCGACACATCGAGTTCATCCGGTCCGATGACCGACGCCTTGAGGTTGTTCAACGAAGCGCTCATCAACGGATTGCAGCCACTCAATAAGACGGCCGCCATCAGGCACACGCCCACTTTCAACGTTTTCACAGTCGGCGGCCTTATTTGCTGTTGTTACTGTATTCGCTCCAGTTCTTCGCAGCGGAAGCCCCCGTCCCGACAATCGATGCCGACGGCACCAACTGGCTGATCAGGCGATTCCAGCGAGTCACGTTGGCAGGCCCGACATAGACCACGTCCTGAGGCCGGACTTCGAAGTGCGAAGCGAGCGCCATGGCGGTCGGCGATTCGGCTTCCAGCTGGTAGATTTTTGCCGGCTCGACGTCGAGGTTTTCCACCCCGCGAATCACATACACGGCGTTGCCGTTGGAGGTGGTCTGGCTCAAGCCGCCAACCGAGCCGAGCACGTCGGACAGGTTCATGGTGGCGGTCTTGAAGCTCAGCGCACGGGGCTGGTTGACCTCGCCCATCACGTAGATGCGCTTGTTGTCGTTGTACGGCAGATACAGCTGATCGCCTCCCTTGAGGTAGACGTTCTGCAATTCGGAATCCTGCTGATTGAGGGCGTCGAGATTGAGCGGATAGACCCGCCCGTTGCGCGTCAGCATCAGCCCGGACAAATCGGCATTGTTGGTATCGACACCGGCCGAACCAAGGGCTTCGACCACGCTCAGCGGGTTGGTCGAAATCGCCTGGGGGCCGGCCTTGGTCACGGCGCCCGAGACCACGACTTTCTGGCTGGCGAAACGCAGCACCGCGACATCCACTTGCGGCTCGGCAATGAACGCCGAGAGACGTTGCTCGATGTCCGAACGCAGTTGCTGGATGGTTTTGCCCGCGGCCTGGACTTCCTTGATGTACGGGTAATACAACGTGCCGTCGGAGCGCACCAGACGGCCGTTGGCATCGATCTGCTGTTGCGCACCCGAAGGGGCGGTCAGCTCGGGATGATCCCAGACCGTGATGTACAGCACATCATTGCTGCCGATGCGATATTCGGCCGGGGTCGCCAACAACTCCGCCGGCACCGACTCCCGCTTGTGCGTGGCGCGGTTCATGGCGATGAGCTTGGGGGTGATCTGAATGAGCTCGACCCGGCTGCTTTCGCTGGCGCCCTGGCGCGTGATGCTACTGGTGCTCAGGTACTGGCCGGGGGAGAACATGCAACCTTGCAAAGCGATACTTGCCAACAATAAAAGAGAAAAACGACGGTTCATAATGGCACTACGCTATTCAAGGGCGAATCCAAAACAAAGTCACCCGACTTTCGTCGGGCGACCCTGTACTGCACCAACAGATACTTCAGTTAGTTGTGCGTGCCGGTTGTACCCGTGGTACCGGTGGTACCCGTTGTACCGCCGTTGGCACTTCCACCACTGTTGGACGCCGCTACAGCACTGGCGACCATGGCAGTACTGGCAGCAGGCGCTGTAGAAGCCGCGACACTGCCAGATACATTGGTCACTGCTGTAAGCGGCGCTTCAGCTGCGGATGCCCAGTTGCTCAACATCGTCAACAGGGCAATCGCCATCACTTTTTTCATATCAACTCCTTTCTAACATCGCACCTGAACATCGGGTGTTCGTTAGAGGTGGTAGAGTTCAAGTCGCAAAAAGCGCGAACAAGATCCGTTGTTCTTTCACAGTCTTACCCAACTGATAAAAGTCGAACGGCAGGTTTATATCTACGGACTTGCAATAGGCATTGCCAGTCTAATTTCCCGACGATATCTAACAACCTGACTGAAACTAACATTGCACTAAAACGCCATCATCCCTGATAACCCCGGGGATGATTCGATTGCCAGCGCCACGTGTCGGTGACCATGTCCTGCAAGTTGCGGGTGGCTTTCCAGCCGAGTTCCTTCGCCGCCTTGGAGGCGTCGGCCCAGCTCTCGGCAATATCCCCGGAACGCCGTGGCATCACCCGGAACGGCACTGGCTGCCCGCACGCCTTCTCAAACGCCCGCAACACCTGCAACACGCTGTAGCCGTCGCCGGTACCGAGGTTCCAGGTATGAATGCCGGTGCGGTCGGCGATGGTTTGCAGGGCTTTCAAGTGCCCGTCCGCCAGATCCACCACATGGATGTAATCGCGCACGCCGGTGCCGTCGACCGTCGGGTAATCGTCGCCGAAGATCGACAATTCCTTCAGGCTGCCGACCGCCACCTGGCTGATGTAAGGCACCAGATTGTTGGGGATGCCGTTGGGATCTTCGCCCATCTGCCCGCTGTGATGTGCGCCGATCGGGTTGAAGTAGCGCAGCAGCGCGATGCTCCAGCGCGGTTCGGACTGGCACAGGTCGCGCAGCACGTTCTCGACGATCAGTTTGGACTGGCCGTAGGGATTGGTCGGATTGCCGGTTGGGAAATCCTCGCGGATCGGCATCTGCGCCGGCTCGCCGTAGACCGTGGCGGACGAGCTGAACACCAGCCGGAACACCCCCGCCGCCGCCATCGCCTGGCACAGCGTGATACTGCCGCTGACGTTGGTTTCGTAGTATTCGAGCGGCTTGCGCACGCTCTCGCCCACGGCCTTGAGCCCGGCGAAATGCAGCACGGCATCGATGGCGTGCTGCTGGAAAATCCGGTCCAGCAGGGCCCGGTCACAGACATCCCCGCGAATCATCAGCGCACTTTTGCCGCAAATGGCTTCCACTGCGTGCAATGCCGCGTCGCTGCTGTTGCAAAGATTATCCAGAACTACAACTTCATAACCTGCTTCAAGTAGTGCAAGTGTGGTGTGCGAGCCGATATAGCCGGCGCCACCCGTTACCAGAATCTTCATAGCGCGGTCCATAGTGGGAAAAGTGCCAACTCGCGTGTCAAGCCCTGTTTGTTTAATGTGTGCCTTGATTCACACAAACAGGGCGACAACAACCAGAAACAAAAACAGTTCAATCACTGGCTATAAATATTTTTACAAGCCAAACTGTATTGCCTGGTACTTATTAGCACTCCCGCGCATTCATCACTATCAACGGATGCCGACTAAAAATAACCAATAACTGTCAAACCGACATCTCATAACATTGTCGTGTTTTACACTCATTGCTATTTGCCACTTCTCTCCCGAGTCAGGTATTAAAGTACAGCTTCAATAACTTGCAACTTTTCGTTATTGCAATAAACGATGGCAGTGCGCCATGAATGACCAGGAAACTTTTATGATCCGTAAATGTTTGTTCCCCGCTGCCGGTTATGGCACGCGTTTCTTGCCGGCCACCAAAGCCATGCCCAAGGAAATGCTGCCGATCGTCAACAAACCGTTGATCGAATACGCCGTGGAAGAAGCACGGGACGCCGGCCTGCAACACATGGCTATCGTCACCGGCCGGGGCAAGCGCGCACTGGAAGACCACTTCGACATCAGCTATGAACTCGAACACCAGATTCGCGGCACCGAGAAAGAGAAATTCCTGGCTGGCACTCGCGAGCTGATCGACACCTGCACGTTCTCCTACACCCGTCAGGTGGAAATGAAAGGCCTGGGTCACGCGATTCTCAGCGGTCGGCCGTTGATCGGTGACGAGCCCTTCGCCGTGGTGCTGGCGGACGACCTGTGCCTGAACCTCGAAGGCGACGGCGTTCTCACCCAGATGATCGAGCTGTACAGGAAATTCCGCTGCTCGATCGTCGCCATCCAGGAAGTCCCGCGCGACCAGACTCACAAGTACGGCGTGATCGCCGGCGAAGCGATTTCCGACGGTATTTACCGGGTCAACCACATGGTGGAAAAACCGGCACCACAAGACGCACCGTCAAACCTGGCGATCATCGGCCGCTACATCCTGACGCCGGACATCTTCGACCTGATCGCCGACACCCAGCCGGGCAAGGGCGGCGAAATCCAGATCACCGACGCCCTGATGAAACAGGCGCAGAACGGTTGCGTGCTGGCCTACAAGTTCAAGGGCCTGCGCTTCGACTGCGGCGACGCCGAGGGTTACCTGCAGGCGACCAACTTCTGCTACGAGAACGTTTACCTGAAGGGCCGCTGAGCGGCCCCCATTGATCCATCGCGGCACGCACATCCAACGAGGCAACCATGAACATTGCACAACATTCCGCAGAGATTGAACGTGAGGTGGACAACCTCGGGGTGATGAGCTGGTTATCCCGCCATCAGCCATTGCCCAGCGCCAATGGACCGTGGCTGGGCACTCTGCTGCTGGTCGATCGCATCGGCGTGTTTCCCTCCTCCGGGGACATTCGCCGACCGATGCGCGATCCCTGGCCCCTGCTCGCCCACCTGAAACGGATCTACAGCGAACAGGCGCTGGAGGTCGATGACCGTGACGGCCTGAAAGTGATTTTCAGCGACTGGCGTTTTCGCGTGCGGATCTGCTGCAACGACCCAGCGATCATCGTCAACGTGGAAACCCGTTGCGTGACGCAGTTGATGCCGCAGAAAACCGAAGAGCTGCTGAGTCATCTGGATCTGTTCGACAACTGACGGCTATTTCGAAGTCTCGCCACAGTTGTCCTGTGGCGAGACTTTTTGCTGTCCGCCCACGACCCAACGATAGAAGTAATCGGCAATCACCCGCCCGCCGGTGGCCGGCAGCGGATGAATCTTGTCGGGCCCGATCATGGCCGCCGCGTAGCGTTTGACGTCGGTGCCGAACGCGCATTGCAGATTGGCATAACCCAGGTGCTGCGCACGGGCCCAGGGCTCGATGACCTGCGCATACGCCGACATCGGATAGGCGCTGGAGCGGGTGGTGTCCTGACGCAGGATCAGGTTGATGCTCGCCGCCGGTTGAATCTCGCGGAGCATGCCGACCAGACCCTGAACGTTGTGCAGATACTGCTCGGGCTTCACGCCAAAACCCTGATCGTTGCCACCGAGCATGATCAGGTAAATGTCTGCGGGAATCTTCGAGACCACGGCTTTCCACTGCGCCTGCCAGCGAGCATCGTCGTGGTAGAAATCAGCGGACGCCGCGCCGGACGCGGCCAGTTTCGATACCCGAACTCCGTTCTGATCGTTGCTCAGCCACAGGCCGAACAAGGTCGGCGCGCCCTTCAGCACTTCCAGTCTGAAAGCCCAATCGGTGGCCGCCGATGTGCCGGGCAGCGGGACTTCCTGAACGCCCTCGCCTGCGAGTTTCAACGGTTGCCAGTCGGCGGAAGGTGACCAGCGATAACGTAATTCACTGGACTCACCGTTGCCGAGGTAAAGCAGTTTGGCCTGAGTGACGGCGGTGTTGATGGCGGGCGTCGGGCTGGCCTCGACTTGCAGCCAGGCGCCGGGCCGGCCAGTCACGGTGCGGCTGTCGGGGCTGGCCTGGCCGAGGCCGGAGACCTGCCAGTCGCCGCCGAAATACTTCTCGCTGCTGCGGGTGTACTTGAAATGCGTGCCGCCCAGCGCTGCGCCGTGGTTGAAGCCGACATAACCCGGCCCGGCAAACCCGACCTCCCCGGCCACGCGTTGCACCAGTCTGTTCAGGTAGAAATCCTGCCCGGCGCTGTAGCTGTCGCCGATCACCGAGATCGACAACACCTTGCCGGCCTTGCCTTCACGCCACTGGCCAAACCGCTGGCGAGCGTCGCCGACTTGCACCACCGACGCCGCTACCGGCGGAACATCATCAACAGCCAGCATGGATCGCTTCCTTCATCGGGTCTGCGCCACCGGGGCAATGGTCGCCACCGGTTTCTTTTTCGTCGCGGCACGTTCGCCGAGGAACAGCACGGAGGTGAAGTTGAACCGGCTGAAAATCATCGACAACAGCACCGGCCCGAGCAAGCCACACATCACGCCGCAGAACACCAGCACGCTTTCGTCTTTCACACCGAGGCGGCCAAGGATCGAGCGCGAAGTAGCGGCGAACAACACATGAAACAGGAAAATCGAGTAGGAATAACCGCCGAGCCAGGTCAGCGCCTTCGAGCGCATGTCACTGGACAGCAACGCAATGCACGACACGCAGCCCACCGTCAGACCGATCAGGCTGCGGCGGTCGACGATCAGCTCGCGGTCCACCGCCGCCACGTACAGCAGCGTCAACGAGATCAGCACAAACACCAGCGGACCGATCACCTTGAACGTCTGCTTCAGCTCGCTGACTTTCTCCTGGCCGATCATGCCCGCCACGAAGAACGGCAGCAGATAAATCGCCCCGTTGATGCCAAACGCGTCCAGCGCGAACGGCGGCAACAGGAACACCGCCGCCGCAAACGCGAACAACAGGTACAGACGCGTCGGCGTGCGCAGCAAACCGCGCCATTCCAGCAGGCCGACAAACATGAAAATGATGAACACCGCCTGCAGGAACCAGAAGTGGTTGATCGGCACGTAAAACGACAACAGCGCATCCATCACGCTGACGTCCTTGTTCACGCCCGGCCCCACCGCCTGCAGCACCGAGAACGGCACCCCGACGCAAAACAGCGGCACGATCAGGCGCCGCACCTTGCCGCTGAAGAACGCCGAAAAGTCATTGTTGCGAATCTTGTAGATGGAATAGATGTAGCCAGAGATGAAGGTGAACAGCGGCATGCGCACGTACACCATCGAATCGGCGATCACCCGGAACGGCGAGCCGATGTCGATTTTCAAACCACCGCCCAACGGCCCGATCACGTGATAGAGCACCAGCAACAGGCACGCCAGGCCACGCAGGGTTTCGATCTCCAGGGACTTTTTCTTGCTCGACATAAAGCACCCGCCTCAATTCAGGATTCTGGATTCAACCTTCACCGGTTTGTTCGCCCGCAGCATCAATCCCAGGCCCACGAACAACACCGGCACCACCATCGAAAAGTGCCGGGCGAACGAGCCGAAGTCCGGCTCGAACAAGCCTTGAACCAACAGGAACGCCAGCGGAATCGCGATCAGTTCCTTGGGTTTGGTCTGAATCGGCGCACCCTTGT
Protein-coding sequences here:
- a CDS encoding mannose-1-phosphate guanylyltransferase; protein product: MNIAQHSAEIEREVDNLGVMSWLSRHQPLPSANGPWLGTLLLVDRIGVFPSSGDIRRPMRDPWPLLAHLKRIYSEQALEVDDRDGLKVIFSDWRFRVRICCNDPAIIVNVETRCVTQLMPQKTEELLSHLDLFDN
- the galE gene encoding UDP-glucose 4-epimerase GalE, which translates into the protein MKILVTGGAGYIGSHTTLALLEAGYEVVVLDNLCNSSDAALHAVEAICGKSALMIRGDVCDRALLDRIFQQHAIDAVLHFAGLKAVGESVRKPLEYYETNVSGSITLCQAMAAAGVFRLVFSSSATVYGEPAQMPIREDFPTGNPTNPYGQSKLIVENVLRDLCQSEPRWSIALLRYFNPIGAHHSGQMGEDPNGIPNNLVPYISQVAVGSLKELSIFGDDYPTVDGTGVRDYIHVVDLADGHLKALQTIADRTGIHTWNLGTGDGYSVLQVLRAFEKACGQPVPFRVMPRRSGDIAESWADASKAAKELGWKATRNLQDMVTDTWRWQSNHPRGYQG
- the galU gene encoding UTP--glucose-1-phosphate uridylyltransferase GalU yields the protein MIRKCLFPAAGYGTRFLPATKAMPKEMLPIVNKPLIEYAVEEARDAGLQHMAIVTGRGKRALEDHFDISYELEHQIRGTEKEKFLAGTRELIDTCTFSYTRQVEMKGLGHAILSGRPLIGDEPFAVVLADDLCLNLEGDGVLTQMIELYRKFRCSIVAIQEVPRDQTHKYGVIAGEAISDGIYRVNHMVEKPAPQDAPSNLAIIGRYILTPDIFDLIADTQPGKGGEIQITDALMKQAQNGCVLAYKFKGLRFDCGDAEGYLQATNFCYENVYLKGR
- a CDS encoding SGNH/GDSL hydrolase family protein → MLAVDDVPPVAASVVQVGDARQRFGQWREGKAGKVLSISVIGDSYSAGQDFYLNRLVQRVAGEVGFAGPGYVGFNHGAALGGTHFKYTRSSEKYFGGDWQVSGLGQASPDSRTVTGRPGAWLQVEASPTPAINTAVTQAKLLYLGNGESSELRYRWSPSADWQPLKLAGEGVQEVPLPGTSAATDWAFRLEVLKGAPTLFGLWLSNDQNGVRVSKLAASGAASADFYHDDARWQAQWKAVVSKIPADIYLIMLGGNDQGFGVKPEQYLHNVQGLVGMLREIQPAASINLILRQDTTRSSAYPMSAYAQVIEPWARAQHLGYANLQCAFGTDVKRYAAAMIGPDKIHPLPATGGRVIADYFYRWVVGGQQKVSPQDNCGETSK
- a CDS encoding acyltransferase family protein; the encoded protein is MSSKKKSLEIETLRGLACLLLVLYHVIGPLGGGLKIDIGSPFRVIADSMVYVRMPLFTFISGYIYSIYKIRNNDFSAFFSGKVRRLIVPLFCVGVPFSVLQAVGPGVNKDVSVMDALLSFYVPINHFWFLQAVFIIFMFVGLLEWRGLLRTPTRLYLLFAFAAAVFLLPPFALDAFGINGAIYLLPFFVAGMIGQEKVSELKQTFKVIGPLVFVLISLTLLYVAAVDRELIVDRRSLIGLTVGCVSCIALLSSDMRSKALTWLGGYSYSIFLFHVLFAATSRSILGRLGVKDESVLVFCGVMCGLLGPVLLSMIFSRFNFTSVLFLGERAATKKKPVATIAPVAQTR